Proteins encoded in a region of the Paenibacillus pedocola genome:
- a CDS encoding DsrE/DsrF/DrsH-like family protein, whose product MAKKLNLLMFSGEYDKAMAGLILANAARDIEVEVTMFFAFWGLFLVRDPEKMTLEDKTIYEKLMDVITPKGPQQLPLSRMNFSGLGRMMLEEMMEDNHAPKLIHFLKGARNKNIKFYACKLSVEIMGFKPEEFLPEVEIIDASAYLKDALESDMQLFI is encoded by the coding sequence ATGGCTAAAAAATTGAACCTGCTGATGTTCAGCGGTGAATACGACAAGGCGATGGCGGGGCTGATTCTGGCCAATGCGGCACGGGATATTGAGGTGGAGGTTACGATGTTTTTCGCCTTCTGGGGATTGTTTCTGGTTCGTGATCCGGAAAAAATGACGCTGGAGGACAAAACGATCTACGAGAAGCTGATGGATGTCATTACTCCGAAGGGCCCGCAGCAGCTGCCGCTCTCGCGGATGAATTTCAGCGGCCTGGGACGGATGATGCTGGAGGAAATGATGGAGGATAATCACGCGCCGAAGCTGATTCATTTTCTGAAGGGCGCCCGCAATAAGAACATCAAATTCTACGCCTGCAAGCTGTCTGTAGAGATTATGGGGTTCAAGCCGGAGGAATTCCTGCCGGAGGTTGAGATTATAGATGCCTCCGCTTATCTGAAGGATGCACTGGAAAGTGATATGCAGCTGTTCATATAA
- a CDS encoding glycoside hydrolase family 27 protein, which produces MNHLQYAKTPPMGWNSWDCYGAAVTEQEIRGNAEYMAANLQQFGWEYVVVDIQWYEPGAVSSQYRPFVPLEMDEYSRLMPAVNRFPSAEGGQGFRPLSDYVHSLGLKFGIHIMRGIPRQAAHAAAAIKGSRATARDIAHPNSICPWNTDMYGVDAAAEGAQAYYNSLFELYAEWGVDFVKVDDIAASRLYDTHQPEIALIHNAIEHCGRPMVLSLSPGPAPVEYADFFGGHANMWRITDDFWDHWELLLDMFDRCERWQGKAGDGSWPDCDMLPLGHIGIRSVDGGGADRWTRFTPDEQITMMTLWSIFRSPLFFGGELRDNDDWTLSLLTNRDVLDMHSTSSGARLVSRENDRVVWSAEGTNGVKYIALFNTGEAGQTVSVQLTALNLEGPLSVKELWSGEEAPLTGDDLACEVAPHGAVLYRLQPC; this is translated from the coding sequence ATGAATCATTTACAGTATGCCAAGACACCGCCAATGGGCTGGAACAGCTGGGACTGCTACGGGGCAGCCGTTACAGAGCAGGAAATCCGCGGGAATGCTGAATATATGGCCGCGAATTTACAGCAATTCGGCTGGGAATATGTCGTTGTGGATATTCAGTGGTATGAGCCGGGAGCTGTATCCTCACAGTACCGGCCCTTTGTTCCGCTGGAGATGGACGAATACTCCCGGCTGATGCCGGCTGTGAACCGCTTCCCCTCAGCTGAGGGCGGGCAGGGCTTCCGCCCGTTATCGGATTACGTGCATAGCCTGGGCCTGAAATTCGGGATTCACATTATGCGCGGCATTCCAAGACAAGCCGCTCATGCGGCAGCCGCCATCAAAGGCTCCCGGGCCACTGCCCGCGATATTGCCCATCCGAATTCCATCTGTCCCTGGAATACGGATATGTACGGGGTCGATGCCGCTGCGGAAGGCGCACAGGCTTATTACAACTCGCTGTTTGAGCTGTACGCCGAGTGGGGTGTAGACTTCGTGAAAGTCGATGATATCGCAGCGTCAAGACTATACGATACCCACCAGCCGGAGATTGCACTGATCCATAACGCGATTGAGCATTGCGGCCGCCCGATGGTGCTCAGCCTCTCGCCAGGACCGGCACCGGTAGAGTACGCCGACTTCTTCGGCGGGCACGCCAACATGTGGCGGATCACCGATGACTTCTGGGATCACTGGGAGCTGCTGCTGGATATGTTCGACCGCTGTGAGCGCTGGCAGGGCAAAGCCGGAGACGGCAGCTGGCCGGACTGCGATATGCTGCCGCTTGGCCATATCGGCATCCGCTCGGTAGACGGCGGCGGAGCTGACCGCTGGACGCGGTTTACACCGGATGAGCAGATTACGATGATGACCTTGTGGAGTATCTTCCGTTCTCCACTGTTCTTCGGCGGGGAGCTGCGCGACAATGATGACTGGACTCTAAGCTTGCTGACTAACCGTGATGTACTAGATATGCACAGCACCAGCAGCGGCGCCCGGCTCGTCAGCCGTGAGAATGACCGTGTTGTATGGTCGGCGGAGGGTACGAACGGCGTGAAGTACATTGCGCTGTTCAATACCGGTGAAGCCGGGCAGACAGTCTCCGTGCAGCTGACTGCGCTGAATCTGGAAGGCCCATTGTCCGTCAAGGAGCTGTGGAGCGGAGAAGAAGCGCCGCTTACCGGGGACGACTTGGCTTGCGAGGTTGCTCCGCACGGCGCGGTGTTATACCGCCTGCAGCCGTGTTAA
- a CDS encoding GNAT family N-acetyltransferase — MFIQSELIDLRLTTLQDLDFVLAAEQDENNRRYIGQWARNKHAAAITDDDMLHLILQEKSGQPAGYVIITGLQDPNLTVCIMRIVVHIQSRGYGKKLLALLTEWIFTHTETHRLWLDVNELNSRARHVYEGAGFKVDGALRESIKRGDTFETLLIMSVLRQEYMEGGQRLT; from the coding sequence ATGTTTATACAATCAGAGCTGATCGATTTACGGCTGACCACCTTGCAGGATCTCGACTTCGTGCTGGCTGCAGAGCAGGATGAGAATAACCGCCGCTATATTGGACAATGGGCCAGGAATAAGCACGCTGCGGCCATCACGGATGATGACATGCTCCATCTGATCCTTCAGGAGAAGTCAGGCCAGCCGGCTGGCTACGTAATCATTACGGGACTGCAGGACCCCAATTTAACCGTCTGCATTATGCGGATCGTCGTTCATATCCAAAGCCGCGGATACGGCAAAAAACTACTCGCACTGCTCACAGAATGGATCTTCACGCATACGGAGACGCACCGGTTATGGCTGGATGTCAATGAGCTGAATTCCAGAGCACGGCATGTGTATGAAGGAGCAGGCTTCAAGGTGGACGGTGCACTCCGCGAATCCATTAAACGGGGTGACACTTTTGAGACCCTGCTGATTATGTCGGTCCTGCGCCAGGAGTATATGGAGGGCGGGCAACGGCTGACATAA
- a CDS encoding helix-turn-helix transcriptional regulator — MKHDHSYGVYGFRFNEPERLPLLSLFAVGHQLETSPAYSWNGMERSDGPLLLFQYTTEGTGIFDTERESFRIGPGRGFMAEIPGNHRYYHPGGAVPWEFYFILFRPQLALPLWEDIKSKLGPAPAIDPGSIPIRLLRDIAREAHDGKITDPYIASSLLYQFLMELGRLAASGPHHTAEWPPAVRQSVSFIEARYHSMIGQEQLAEQVGLSKFHLLRIFSKHVGVTPNEYLNRVRTRHAVELLRTTDRSIEAIAAELGYSSGSYFIKVFQKLTGQTPGAFRSGSGSLHYNRLFFD; from the coding sequence GTGAAACATGACCACAGTTACGGGGTCTACGGGTTCCGCTTCAATGAGCCTGAGCGGCTGCCGCTGCTCAGCCTCTTCGCAGTGGGACATCAATTGGAGACGAGTCCGGCTTATTCCTGGAACGGAATGGAGCGCAGTGACGGGCCGTTGCTTCTTTTTCAATATACGACTGAGGGCACAGGCATATTCGATACTGAACGCGAGAGCTTCCGGATCGGTCCGGGAAGAGGCTTCATGGCTGAAATCCCCGGCAACCACCGCTACTACCATCCCGGCGGAGCGGTGCCCTGGGAGTTTTACTTCATCCTGTTCCGGCCGCAGCTGGCCCTGCCGCTGTGGGAAGACATCAAGTCCAAGCTCGGCCCTGCTCCGGCCATTGACCCGGGAAGTATTCCTATCCGCCTGCTGCGCGACATCGCCCGGGAAGCTCATGACGGGAAAATAACCGACCCGTACATCGCTTCTTCACTGCTCTACCAGTTCTTGATGGAGCTGGGCCGGCTGGCCGCAAGCGGACCGCATCATACGGCGGAATGGCCGCCGGCGGTCCGGCAATCCGTCAGCTTCATCGAAGCCCGCTACCATTCGATGATTGGCCAGGAACAGCTGGCCGAGCAAGTTGGACTATCTAAATTCCATCTGCTTCGCATCTTCAGCAAACATGTCGGCGTGACCCCGAATGAATATTTGAACCGGGTGCGGACCCGGCATGCGGTAGAACTGCTGAGAACCACCGACCGGAGCATTGAAGCCATTGCGGCCGAGCTCGGATACTCCTCAGGCAGCTATTTCATTAAAGTCTTTCAGAAGCTGACCGGACAAACCCCTGGCGCTTTCCGTTCCGGGAGCGGCAGTCTGCACTATAACCGCCTGTTTTTTGATTAG
- a CDS encoding MetQ/NlpA family ABC transporter substrate-binding protein — protein MKKQGSLLVALMIVLVGVLSGCGADKNNDEAKAAAEGNSGGNAGKEITLKVGAAAVPHAEILEFIKPKLKEEGVNLEIVTLDDEGQLNPALQEKQIDANYFQHVPYLDSIKEEKGYDFAVTAKVHVEPIGFYSEKLKSKEELPDGAKIGIPNNPSNEYRALVLLQQQGLIKLKDGLTTYEATPKDIAENPHNLEFVEADSATLPRALPDLDGAIINTNIVLESGIDPKSALFREDANSPYANVIVVRSGDENRDEIKKLDEALTSPDVKKFIEDKYGVAVVPAF, from the coding sequence AGGGGAGCCTGCTTGTCGCATTGATGATTGTTCTGGTGGGGGTACTGTCAGGCTGCGGTGCAGACAAAAACAATGATGAGGCAAAGGCGGCTGCAGAAGGGAATTCCGGCGGAAATGCCGGCAAGGAGATTACACTTAAGGTGGGGGCGGCTGCTGTGCCGCATGCGGAGATTCTGGAGTTCATCAAGCCGAAGCTGAAGGAAGAGGGTGTTAATCTGGAGATCGTCACACTGGATGACGAGGGTCAGCTAAACCCGGCCCTGCAGGAGAAGCAGATTGATGCCAATTATTTTCAGCATGTGCCTTATCTGGATTCGATCAAGGAGGAGAAGGGGTACGATTTTGCCGTAACGGCCAAGGTGCATGTAGAGCCCATCGGATTCTACTCCGAGAAGCTGAAATCCAAGGAAGAACTGCCGGATGGGGCCAAGATCGGCATCCCGAACAATCCTTCGAATGAATACAGAGCACTTGTACTGCTGCAGCAGCAGGGTTTGATTAAGTTAAAGGACGGATTAACCACCTACGAAGCAACACCTAAGGATATTGCTGAGAATCCGCATAATCTGGAGTTCGTTGAAGCCGATTCTGCTACACTCCCGCGTGCGCTGCCTGATCTGGACGGGGCAATTATTAACACCAACATTGTGCTGGAATCCGGGATTGATCCGAAGTCGGCCCTGTTCCGTGAGGATGCCAATTCACCGTACGCCAATGTCATTGTCGTCCGCAGTGGAGATGAGAACCGGGATGAAATCAAGAAGCTGGATGAAGCGCTGACCAGTCCGGATGTGAAGAAATTTATCGAGGACAAATACGGTGTGGCTGTAGTTCCGGCATTTTAA
- a CDS encoding TVP38/TMEM64 family protein — protein MYLLDVMSWLTEERLRLMLEQYRTLGPLPGIGLTFMKSFVPPLPTIAIVGLNGAVYGLWLGFLYSWIGLVAGCVTTFLIIRKIASHPYLQKWAGRPKVAKSMTWVRQSGFSYVFLLSLFPVGPFVVINMAAGLAGMRLRSYLLALCAGKAIMVFAVSYIGNDVDRFIRNPWEIIYVLLFIGVSLWCVKAIEARFARAAKEDGAA, from the coding sequence ATGTACTTGCTGGATGTGATGTCATGGCTGACAGAGGAGCGGCTCCGGCTGATGCTGGAACAATACCGCACACTCGGGCCGCTGCCCGGTATCGGGCTGACATTTATGAAATCATTCGTTCCGCCGCTGCCTACTATTGCAATTGTAGGGTTAAACGGGGCGGTCTACGGTTTATGGCTTGGCTTTTTATATTCATGGATCGGGCTGGTGGCGGGCTGTGTGACGACCTTCCTGATTATCCGCAAAATCGCTTCCCACCCGTATCTGCAGAAGTGGGCCGGGCGGCCGAAAGTAGCCAAGAGCATGACCTGGGTCCGGCAGAGCGGTTTCAGCTATGTTTTTCTGCTTAGTCTGTTTCCCGTCGGCCCGTTTGTGGTCATTAATATGGCCGCCGGGCTTGCCGGCATGCGCCTGCGTTCTTATCTGCTTGCGCTATGTGCCGGCAAAGCGATTATGGTATTCGCAGTATCCTATATCGGGAATGATGTGGACCGGTTTATCCGCAATCCATGGGAGATCATCTATGTGCTGCTGTTCATTGGTGTCTCCTTGTGGTGTGTTAAGGCGATAGAGGCCCGGTTTGCCCGGGCGGCGAAAGAGGACGGGGCAGCCTAA
- a CDS encoding aminotransferase class V-fold PLP-dependent enzyme, producing the protein MLSINHAFSEEAPASLEAHFAAFREHTIGIRHQITTPYGRQPLLYADWTASGRLYEPIERTVQEVFGPYVSNPHTESNTTGLTMTLAYTEARNIIRKHVHAGPEDVLLFCGNGTTGAINKLQRLMGLKLPEWQLRNFCCPPEERPVIFTSHMEHHSNLLPWQEGIGEVVTVPAGADGNIDLRALEDLLRLHRNRRYKIGSFTACSNVTGIQTPYAKLAAAMHRHGGICFVDFAASAPYEDIDMHPSSPLEKLDAVFFSPHKFLGGPGTNGVLLFDAALCSGRLPDEPGGGTVVWVNPWGGRRYIDEVEVREDGGTPGFLQAFRTALCLKLKERMNGCGGLMRLREQELCRQLLSGLARIPGCSILAGEHTERHGIVSFTLQDIHYNLAVQLLNDRFGIQARGGCSCAGPYGHYLLGLGHKQSEQIIQALHAGDQSSKPGWVRLSLHPIMTAREVERMITAVQGIVSHIAEWSLDYCYNAATNSWIHNSGQLETEQAVSRLFMV; encoded by the coding sequence GTGCTAAGCATCAACCATGCCTTTTCAGAAGAGGCGCCGGCTTCACTTGAGGCACATTTCGCTGCTTTCCGGGAGCACACCATCGGCATCCGGCATCAAATAACTACGCCTTATGGACGGCAACCGCTGCTCTATGCTGACTGGACAGCCAGCGGCCGTTTATACGAGCCGATTGAACGTACCGTACAGGAGGTATTCGGCCCTTATGTCAGCAATCCGCATACCGAGTCGAATACTACCGGGCTGACCATGACCCTGGCCTATACCGAGGCGCGGAATATTATAAGAAAGCATGTACATGCGGGGCCGGAAGATGTCCTGCTCTTCTGCGGCAACGGCACGACCGGTGCGATCAATAAGCTGCAGCGGCTGATGGGCCTGAAGCTGCCGGAATGGCAGCTCAGGAATTTCTGCTGTCCCCCGGAAGAACGCCCGGTGATCTTCACCAGCCATATGGAGCATCACTCCAATCTGCTGCCTTGGCAGGAGGGGATCGGCGAGGTGGTTACGGTACCGGCCGGGGCGGACGGCAATATCGATTTGCGTGCGCTTGAGGATCTGCTACGTCTCCACCGGAACCGCCGCTATAAGATCGGTTCCTTCACCGCCTGCTCCAACGTAACGGGAATTCAGACCCCCTACGCGAAGCTTGCTGCAGCCATGCACCGCCACGGCGGGATATGCTTTGTGGATTTTGCCGCCAGCGCCCCTTATGAAGATATCGATATGCACCCTTCCTCTCCGCTGGAGAAGCTCGATGCTGTTTTCTTCTCTCCTCACAAATTCCTCGGCGGCCCCGGCACGAATGGAGTGCTGCTGTTCGATGCTGCGCTCTGCAGCGGCAGACTGCCGGATGAACCGGGCGGGGGCACCGTTGTCTGGGTCAACCCATGGGGAGGACGCCGTTACATAGATGAGGTAGAGGTCCGTGAGGACGGGGGCACACCAGGGTTCCTCCAGGCTTTTCGCACAGCACTGTGCCTGAAGCTGAAAGAGCGGATGAACGGCTGCGGGGGGTTGATGAGGCTGCGGGAACAGGAGCTGTGCCGCCAACTTTTGTCCGGACTCGCGCGGATTCCCGGCTGCTCTATACTGGCCGGTGAGCACACGGAGCGCCATGGTATCGTGTCGTTTACACTGCAGGATATCCATTACAATCTGGCCGTCCAGCTGCTGAATGACCGCTTTGGGATTCAGGCCCGCGGGGGCTGTTCCTGTGCCGGCCCTTATGGGCATTATCTGCTGGGACTTGGCCACAAGCAGTCCGAGCAGATCATTCAGGCACTCCATGCCGGTGACCAGTCTTCGAAGCCAGGCTGGGTCCGGCTCTCCCTGCATCCCATTATGACTGCCCGCGAGGTGGAGCGGATGATAACGGCCGTGCAGGGCATTGTCAGCCATATCGCGGAATGGAGCCTTGATTACTGCTATAACGCCGCTACGAACAGCTGGATTCATAACTCCGGACAATTAGAGACAGAGCAAGCCGTCAGCCGGCTGTTTATGGTATAG